In a genomic window of Erigeron canadensis isolate Cc75 chromosome 5, C_canadensis_v1, whole genome shotgun sequence:
- the LOC122602192 gene encoding ribonuclease 3-like protein 3, with amino-acid sequence METEEEQLEYEEALVSFILSFQNLNSTKSRRPEPPPLSEVEETTGYVFKNKDLLKEAFAHVSFKERDCLSYERLEYLGDSVLNHLIAKLHFFMYPDMAPGELTRLRAATVDTEALARAALRLDLHKYLRHNKPLLDSQIEEFVEGIGQYPSHSYGMIDPPKALADILESLIGAIFIDTDMSMDDTWEVAERLLQPLMTRENLKAHPVAKFHEACQKMGLKPHAKDMWSKTGEIEIYIDDELIGTGKYKLKKIIAVNRAAHDAYHNLFDKFGTKDSDQNLSNKEDDD; translated from the exons atggaaacagaagaagaacaaTTAGAATATGAAGAAGCACTCGTTTCTTTTATCCTGTCATTTCAAAACCTCAACTCAACAAAATCCCGGCGCCCGGAGCCGCCGCCACTGTCGGAAGTGGAAGAAACAACCGGGTACGTATTCAAAAACAAAGATTTGCTAAAAGAAGCATTCGCACATGTTTCTTTCAAGGAAAGAGATTGTTTGTCGTACGAACGGTTGGAGTATTTGGGTGACTCTGTTTTGAACCATTTGATTGCCAAGCTGCATTTCTTCATGTATCCTGATATGGCTCCTGGTGAGTTGACTCGGTTACGCGCCGCTACTGTTGACACTGAAGCACTCGCTAGGGCCGCCCTCAGGCTTGATCTTCATAAGTATCTCCGGCACAACAAACCTCTTCTTGACAGTCAg ATTGAAGAGTTTGTGGAAGGTATCGGGCAGTATCCGTCACACTCTTACGGCATGATTGATCCGCCTAAAGCGCTGGCCGATATTCTTGAGTCACTCATTGGTGCTATCTTCATCGATACTGATATGTCCATGGATGATACTTGGGAG GTTGCGGAGCGTTTATTACAGCCGTTGATGACTCGTGAAAACTTAAAGGCACACCCGGTAGCAAAGTTCCATGAAGCATGCCAGAAGATGGGATTAAAACCACACGCAAAAGATATGTGGAGCAAAACAGGAGAGATCGAGATATACATTGACGATGAATTGATTGGGACAGGAAAATACAAGCTAAAGAAGATTATTGCAGTAAACAGAGCCGCACATGATGCATACCACAACCTTTTCGATAAGTTCGGTACTAAAGATAGCGATCAAAACCTTAGTAacaaagaagatgatgattaa
- the LOC122601551 gene encoding uncharacterized protein LOC122601551, with protein MDKSWVSSDRLSTAYDEGVKAFLEFAQSNYKNLEVIPCPCVNCINLIHHSIDMVRYHLFAHGFDENYKIWSFHGEIFSNVTSFSTYPNESRPPEFDYTKDMVHDAFTYVENDPDSLKSLLEECDKPLYVGSKYNALNGLLKFQNLKGQFGWSDTSFEALLGVLKDVLPLNNTIPISIYEAKKFLKGITLDYEKIHACENDCVLFWNEHKDISICPTCGTSRWKKNTKDVPRKVMWYFPPVPRFRRMFSSPKVAEDLIWHAQGRVNDGKLAHPRDSPSWKLVDNN; from the coding sequence ATGGATAAATCATGGGTTTCATCTGATAGATTATCAACGGCATATGACGAAGGCGTGAAAGCCTTTTTAGAGTTTGCGCaaagtaattataaaaatttagaaGTTATTCCATGTCCTTGTGTGAATTGTATCAATTTGATTCACCACTCGATTGATATGGTGCGTTATCATCTGTTTGCCCACGGTTTCGATGAGAATTATAAGATTTGGTCTTTCCATGGAGAAATTTTTTCTAATGTTACATCATTCTCTACTTACCCTAATGAATCTAGGCCTCCTGAGTTTGATTATACAAAGGATATGGTGCATGATGCCTTCACGTATGTAGAGAATGATCCTGATTCATTGAAATCACTTCTTGAAGAATGTGATAAGCCATTATACGTAGGGTCAAAATATAATGCTCTTAATGGTTTATTAAAATTCCAAAATTTGAAGGGTCAATTTGGCTGGTCAGATACTAGTTTTGAAGCTTTGCTGGGTGTTCTAAAAGATGTTTTGCCTTTAAACAATACGATTCCTATCTCGATATATGAGGCCAAGAAGTTTCTAAAAGGAATTACTCTAGATTATGAGAAAATTCATGCATGTGAAAATGATTGTGTTCTATTCTGGAATGAACATAAGGACATATCTATTTGTCCAACTTGTGGCACATCTCGTTGGAAGAAGAATACCAAAGACGTGCCGAGAAAAGTTATGTGGTATTTTCCGCCTGTCCCTAGATTTAGAAGAATGTTTTCGTCACCCAAAGTGGCAGAAGACTTAATTTGGCATGCACAAGGTCGGGTTAATGATGGTAAGCTAGCTCATCCTCGTGATTCCCCCTCTTGGAAGCTTGTTGACAACAACTAG